In Acidobacteriota bacterium, a single genomic region encodes these proteins:
- a CDS encoding S9 family peptidase: MHARRRFALALLLALTLCLPVLGQKGAKVKAGAKPPTSAKGPHSFREYTIEQLMNNERITGASFSADDKRVTFSSNRTGIFNVLSAPIAGGKPEQLTSSATESVYVVSDFPNDSRLLYSHDQGGNENSHIYLRTADGKERDLTPGEKNKAEFTGWSEDGKAFYYTSNQRDPKFFDLYRMDASALTPELVFQNEKGFDIANVSADGKWVALNKTDTEANSDIWLYSVAMKELKLLTQHEGDIVFEATAFDPRTGYLYFLSDEGGEFRHLGRFNVATGKREMVQKAGWDIQFAYFSRHGKYRVVGINEDGATKIHIYDAKGRELALPKFPQGEIRGVTPSPSEKQMAFYFVGDTSPANLYVYDFGTKKLTRVTHSLNPDIDAANLVEGKVVRYKSFDGMMIPAILYAPQQSAGMSVSAANKSPGIVQVHGGPGGQSRKGYSALIQFLVNHGYTVLMVNNRGSSGYGKTFYAADDHKHGKEPLWDCIEGKHYLQSLAYVDKEKIAILGGSYGGYMVLAALAFKPEEFRAGVDIFGVANWVRTLNSIPPYWESFRKALYKEIGDPTKEEAYLKEISPVFHADQIRRPLIVLQGANDPRVIQPESDDIVAAVKKNGVPVEYIIFPNEGHGFTKKANEIKGYQAVLEFLDKYVKNAPPDAPAASK; encoded by the coding sequence ATGCACGCTCGCCGTCGCTTTGCTCTAGCTCTCTTGCTCGCGCTTACGCTTTGCCTGCCCGTCCTCGGCCAGAAAGGCGCGAAGGTAAAGGCGGGGGCGAAGCCTCCCACCTCCGCGAAGGGACCGCACAGCTTCCGCGAGTACACCATCGAGCAGCTGATGAACAACGAGCGGATCACGGGCGCGTCGTTCTCCGCCGACGACAAGCGCGTGACTTTCTCCAGCAACCGCACCGGCATCTTCAACGTGCTCTCCGCGCCCATCGCGGGCGGCAAACCGGAGCAGCTCACCAGCTCTGCCACCGAGAGCGTATACGTGGTCTCGGACTTCCCCAACGACAGCCGCCTGCTCTATTCCCACGATCAAGGCGGCAACGAGAACAGCCACATCTACCTGCGCACTGCGGATGGCAAGGAACGCGACCTCACGCCGGGCGAGAAGAACAAGGCCGAGTTCACCGGCTGGAGCGAGGACGGCAAGGCGTTCTACTACACCTCGAACCAGCGCGATCCGAAGTTCTTCGACCTTTATCGCATGGACGCGAGCGCGCTCACTCCCGAGCTCGTCTTCCAGAACGAGAAGGGCTTCGACATCGCCAACGTCTCCGCCGACGGCAAGTGGGTGGCGCTCAACAAGACCGATACCGAAGCGAACTCGGATATCTGGCTCTACAGCGTGGCGATGAAAGAGTTGAAGCTGCTCACGCAACATGAGGGTGACATCGTTTTTGAAGCGACGGCATTCGATCCGCGGACCGGATACCTCTATTTCCTCAGCGATGAAGGCGGCGAATTCCGCCACCTCGGCCGCTTCAACGTGGCCACCGGCAAGCGCGAGATGGTGCAGAAGGCCGGCTGGGACATCCAGTTCGCCTACTTCTCCAGACACGGAAAGTATCGCGTGGTAGGCATCAACGAAGACGGCGCGACCAAGATCCACATCTACGACGCGAAGGGCCGGGAGCTGGCGCTGCCCAAGTTCCCGCAGGGGGAGATCCGCGGCGTGACTCCCTCGCCGAGCGAGAAGCAGATGGCGTTTTACTTCGTCGGCGACACGTCACCGGCGAACCTCTACGTCTACGACTTCGGCACGAAGAAGCTGACGCGAGTGACGCACTCGCTGAATCCGGATATCGACGCCGCGAACCTGGTCGAGGGCAAGGTCGTGCGCTACAAGTCGTTCGACGGCATGATGATCCCGGCAATCCTGTATGCGCCGCAGCAGTCCGCTGGAATGAGCGTGAGCGCCGCGAATAAGTCGCCCGGCATCGTGCAGGTGCACGGCGGGCCGGGCGGACAATCGCGCAAGGGATACAGCGCGCTCATCCAGTTCCTGGTGAACCACGGTTACACCGTGCTCATGGTGAACAACCGCGGCAGCTCGGGCTACGGCAAGACGTTCTACGCGGCCGACGATCACAAGCACGGCAAGGAACCGCTGTGGGATTGCATCGAGGGCAAGCACTACCTGCAGTCGCTGGCTTATGTCGACAAGGAGAAGATCGCGATCCTCGGCGGCAGTTACGGCGGCTACATGGTGCTCGCGGCGCTCGCCTTCAAGCCGGAAGAGTTTCGCGCGGGCGTGGACATCTTTGGCGTGGCCAACTGGGTGCGCACGCTGAACTCCATCCCTCCGTATTGGGAATCATTCCGCAAGGCGCTGTACAAGGAGATCGGCGACCCGACGAAGGAAGAGGCGTACTTGAAAGAGATCTCGCCGGTATTCCACGCCGACCAGATCAGGCGTCCGCTGATCGTGCTGCAGGGCGCGAACGATCCGCGCGTCATCCAGCCCGAGTCAGACGACATTGTGGCCGCGGTGAAGAAGAATGGCGTGCCGGTCGAGTACATCATCTTCCCGAACGAAGGCCACGGCTTCACCAAGAAAGCGAACGAGATCAAGGGATACCAGGCGGTGCTCGAGTTCCTCGACAAATACGTGAAGAACGCGCCTCCGGATGCGCCTGCCGCCTCGAAGTAA
- a CDS encoding ABC transporter permease: MRNVWIIIRREYFERVRTKAFWIMTMLVPALMAGITILPAKLMMSQRGEKKKIAVVSSDRTFAEALQKALADLSDGTGRNQYTIEILTPGTTEQEKQLYDRVARSELDGYLWATNDALAAKKLVYKARTTTDMLEGGLLTRAAQVAHMEQQLAAAGVSAEKVRELLNEKLDVETQRVTGGTSTKASGRAAFFATFALVMTLYMSIILHGVAVMRSVLEEKTSRIVEVLLASVTPKELMAGKIIGVGAVGLTQLALWYTAGFVFLGPGLVAARGVMGSIEIPTIALAMFPVFFILGYFLYASLWAMLGAMSNSEQEAQQMQFFVMMPLILSTVLMAPAITSPNSTMVAAFSLFPFCTPLLMYVRIAAGEVPLWQLGLSIVLMLAAVYVVLVVASRIYRVGILMYGKRPTLPELIKWFRYA; the protein is encoded by the coding sequence ATGCGTAACGTCTGGATCATCATCCGCCGCGAATATTTCGAGCGCGTCCGCACCAAAGCCTTCTGGATCATGACCATGCTCGTGCCCGCGCTCATGGCCGGCATCACCATCCTGCCGGCGAAGCTGATGATGAGCCAGCGCGGCGAGAAGAAGAAGATCGCGGTGGTCTCCAGTGACCGCACCTTCGCCGAGGCGCTGCAGAAAGCGCTGGCCGATCTTTCCGACGGCACGGGCCGCAACCAGTACACCATCGAGATCCTGACGCCCGGCACGACCGAGCAGGAAAAACAGCTCTACGACCGCGTAGCCCGCTCCGAGCTCGATGGCTATCTCTGGGCCACCAACGATGCGCTCGCCGCCAAGAAGCTGGTCTACAAGGCGCGCACCACTACCGACATGCTCGAGGGCGGCCTGCTCACCCGCGCCGCTCAGGTCGCGCACATGGAGCAGCAGCTCGCCGCCGCCGGCGTGAGCGCGGAGAAGGTCCGCGAGCTGCTGAACGAGAAGCTCGACGTCGAGACCCAGCGCGTGACCGGAGGCACTTCCACCAAGGCCAGCGGACGCGCCGCGTTCTTCGCCACCTTCGCGCTGGTGATGACCCTCTACATGAGCATCATCCTGCATGGCGTGGCGGTCATGCGCTCGGTGCTGGAGGAGAAGACCTCGCGCATCGTCGAGGTGCTGCTGGCGTCGGTCACGCCGAAAGAGCTCATGGCCGGCAAGATCATCGGCGTCGGCGCCGTCGGATTGACCCAGCTCGCGCTCTGGTATACCGCCGGCTTCGTTTTCCTGGGGCCCGGCCTCGTGGCCGCGCGCGGCGTCATGGGTTCGATCGAGATCCCCACCATCGCGCTCGCCATGTTCCCGGTATTCTTCATCCTGGGATATTTCCTCTACGCCTCGCTCTGGGCGATGCTCGGAGCGATGAGCAACTCCGAGCAGGAAGCGCAGCAGATGCAGTTCTTCGTGATGATGCCGCTCATCCTCTCCACCGTGCTCATGGCCCCGGCCATCACCAGCCCGAACTCGACCATGGTGGCCGCGTTCTCGCTCTTCCCCTTCTGCACGCCGCTGCTCATGTACGTGCGCATCGCCGCCGGCGAGGTGCCGCTGTGGCAGCTCGGTCTTTCCATCGTGCTGATGCTCGCCGCCGTCTACGTGGTCTTGGTCGTCGCTTCGCGGATCTACCGCGTCGGCATCCTGATGTATGGCAAACGTCCGACGCTGCCCGAGCTGATCAAGTGGTTCCGCTACGCGTGA
- a CDS encoding ATP-binding cassette domain-containing protein, giving the protein MNAVELKAVRKSYDQFVAVDDLSFAIPAGEIFGLLGPNGAGKTSTIRMMLGITIPDAGEVLLFGEKFRRALLHRVGYLPEERGLYRKMKVGDHLIFLAELTGLDRPEAARRARQWCERMEIAGWIEKKVEELSKGMQQKIQFVATILHDPEFIVMDEPFAGLDPVNSKLLLDVLLELKQKGKTILFSTHRMDTVERLCDSICLINRGKAVLVGDLKQIKGRYGRNHVQIACEGDGAGPGLAFLKQSPLVKTVTDFGNYAEVALAPGADAQALLHEVAARAKIAKFELVEPSLEEIFIDVVGKDAESDGAMERWRASGRQ; this is encoded by the coding sequence ATGAACGCCGTCGAGCTAAAAGCCGTGCGCAAGAGTTACGACCAGTTCGTCGCCGTCGACGATCTCTCCTTCGCCATCCCCGCCGGCGAGATCTTCGGATTGCTGGGCCCGAACGGCGCCGGCAAGACCTCGACCATCCGCATGATGCTGGGCATCACCATCCCAGACGCGGGCGAAGTGCTCCTCTTCGGCGAGAAGTTTCGCCGCGCGCTGCTGCACCGCGTGGGATATCTCCCGGAAGAGCGCGGCCTCTATCGCAAGATGAAAGTCGGCGACCATCTCATCTTCCTCGCCGAGCTCACCGGACTCGACCGCCCCGAAGCCGCCAGGCGCGCGCGCCAGTGGTGCGAGCGCATGGAGATCGCCGGCTGGATAGAGAAAAAGGTCGAAGAACTTTCCAAGGGCATGCAGCAGAAGATCCAGTTCGTGGCGACCATACTGCATGATCCCGAGTTCATCGTGATGGACGAGCCCTTCGCCGGACTCGATCCCGTCAATTCCAAGCTGCTGCTCGACGTGCTCTTAGAACTCAAGCAAAAAGGGAAGACCATCCTGTTCTCCACGCATCGCATGGACACGGTCGAGCGGCTTTGCGATTCCATCTGCCTCATCAACCGCGGCAAGGCCGTGCTTGTCGGTGACCTCAAGCAGATCAAGGGACGCTACGGACGCAACCACGTCCAGATCGCGTGCGAGGGCGATGGCGCGGGCCCCGGATTGGCCTTCCTGAAGCAAAGTCCGCTGGTGAAGACGGTCACCGACTTTGGCAACTACGCCGAGGTCGCGCTTGCTCCCGGCGCCGACGCGCAGGCGCTGCTGCACGAGGTCGCCGCGAGGGCGAAGATCGCCAAGTTCGAGCTCGTCGAGCCCTCACTCGAAGAGATCTTCATCGACGTGGTCGGCAAAGACGCCGAGAGCGATGGAGCGATGGAGCGATGGCGCGCGTCCGGGAGGCAATAA
- a CDS encoding class I SAM-dependent rRNA methyltransferase has product VEVRDPRGKPLGAALYSSSSQIAVRMVSNRPLASRAELIALLRQRVAAAVAYRKQVVKESDAYRVLFSEADLVPGVIADRYNDVLTLQALTQAMDADDLRNAVVDELVAQTGVANVVERVEPRIRELESLPAKESGLLRGTKTETVFTLNGLKFGYQALGGQKTGAFLDQRENYAAAAKYARGRALDVFCYEGGFALHLARVCDSVTGVDSSLPALEAAERNQKLNEPGVKEIEWIEANAFDLLKDYSAAGEQYDTIVLDPPAFARSKRTLDTALRGYKELNLRALKMLKPGGVLVTCSCSHHVSEADFLGMLAAAAADAHRNLRIVEKRGQSQDHPVLLSVPETAYLKCVIGVGL; this is encoded by the coding sequence GGTCGAGGTGCGGGACCCGCGCGGCAAGCCGCTCGGCGCGGCACTCTATAGTTCCAGCTCACAAATAGCGGTGCGCATGGTTTCCAATCGTCCGCTCGCATCGCGCGCGGAGCTGATCGCGCTGCTGCGGCAGCGCGTGGCTGCGGCCGTGGCGTATCGCAAGCAGGTGGTGAAAGAGAGCGACGCCTATCGCGTGCTCTTCAGCGAGGCCGACCTGGTTCCCGGCGTGATCGCCGACCGCTACAACGATGTCCTCACCCTGCAAGCGCTCACGCAAGCGATGGACGCCGACGACCTGCGCAACGCTGTGGTCGACGAGCTGGTGGCGCAGACCGGCGTGGCGAATGTGGTCGAGCGCGTGGAGCCGCGCATCCGCGAACTGGAGAGCCTGCCCGCGAAGGAGAGCGGATTACTGCGCGGCACCAAAACGGAGACAGTATTCACGCTCAACGGCCTCAAGTTCGGGTACCAGGCGCTCGGCGGACAGAAGACCGGCGCCTTCCTTGACCAGCGCGAGAATTACGCCGCGGCCGCGAAATATGCGCGCGGACGCGCGCTCGATGTCTTCTGCTATGAAGGCGGATTTGCGCTGCACCTCGCGCGGGTGTGCGATTCGGTCACGGGCGTGGATTCGTCGCTGCCCGCGCTTGAGGCCGCGGAACGCAATCAGAAGCTGAACGAACCCGGGGTCAAGGAGATCGAGTGGATCGAGGCCAACGCCTTCGACCTGCTCAAGGACTACTCCGCCGCCGGCGAGCAGTACGACACCATCGTGCTGGATCCGCCCGCGTTCGCGAGATCGAAGCGCACGCTGGATACGGCGTTGCGCGGCTACAAAGAGCTGAACCTGCGCGCGCTCAAGATGCTGAAGCCGGGCGGCGTGCTGGTGACCTGCTCGTGCTCGCACCACGTGAGCGAAGCCGACTTCCTCGGCATGCTCGCCGCGGCCGCGGCAGACGCGCATCGCAACCTGCGCATCGTCGAAAAGCGCGGCCAGTCGCAGGACCATCCCGTGTTGCTCTCTGTCCCCGAAACGGCGTATCTGAAGTGCGTGATCGGTGTCGGGCTTTGA
- a CDS encoding diguanylate cyclase — translation MQKVAILYDASQAVLSTFELDEVLLQILGIVRDYFHLQSAAILLIDDQHRLYPRKHYGSSEIEGVDIRLPIGQGITGTAALKKRPVYVPDVAKDPRYIGFTKSTRSELAIPLMVRDEVVGVLDCQSDQLNFFDGETIDLLTLFSTQASIALENARLYSLEQKRRSQLEAINAIARQTTAVLERDELLRKVCTLILQSFPLVDHVVLTLREGESLVVYAHQGKLTPTVEMGNTLPVDQGISGRALATGRAVVINDVTADPAYVQGFVETRSEMCLPLISFGKQLGVVCLESATAGAFEQTDVQPLESVADIIATAIQNANYFDQAKALANVDGLTGAFNRRFFESRITEELERAGRYGKQLAVIMLDIDHFKRLNDEFGHLLGDEVLRQVSALFRSQLRKVDFVCRYGGEEFVLLLPETSGEDALAVAEKVRRVIEAHSFPGVPRPVTISIGVAEFPTHGASRDEIVRAADLALYASKQSGRNRVTPAVAAAAPAAASPAAPAAASAASPTTSDAGVSAAAPTRTAASATHD, via the coding sequence ATGCAGAAAGTCGCCATCCTTTACGACGCGAGCCAGGCGGTCCTCTCGACCTTCGAGCTCGACGAAGTCCTGCTGCAGATCCTCGGGATCGTGCGCGACTATTTCCATCTCCAGAGCGCGGCCATCTTGCTCATCGACGACCAGCACCGCCTCTACCCGCGCAAGCATTACGGCTCGAGCGAGATCGAGGGTGTGGACATCCGCCTGCCCATCGGACAAGGCATCACCGGGACGGCCGCCCTCAAGAAGCGCCCTGTCTATGTTCCCGACGTCGCGAAGGATCCGCGCTACATAGGGTTCACGAAGTCCACCAGGTCCGAGCTCGCCATCCCGCTCATGGTGCGCGATGAAGTCGTCGGCGTGCTCGACTGCCAAAGCGACCAGCTCAACTTCTTCGACGGCGAGACCATCGACTTGCTCACGCTTTTCAGCACCCAAGCCTCGATCGCGCTCGAGAACGCGCGCCTCTACTCGCTCGAGCAGAAGCGCCGCTCGCAACTCGAGGCCATCAACGCCATCGCCCGCCAGACCACCGCCGTGCTCGAGCGCGACGAGCTGCTGCGCAAGGTCTGCACCTTGATCCTGCAATCGTTTCCCCTCGTGGACCACGTGGTGCTCACGCTGCGTGAGGGCGAATCGCTGGTCGTCTACGCGCACCAGGGCAAGCTCACGCCCACCGTCGAGATGGGCAACACGCTTCCCGTGGATCAGGGCATTTCGGGGCGCGCCCTCGCCACCGGCCGCGCCGTCGTAATCAACGACGTCACTGCTGATCCCGCGTATGTCCAGGGCTTCGTCGAGACCCGGAGCGAGATGTGCCTGCCGCTCATCAGCTTCGGCAAGCAGCTCGGCGTGGTGTGTCTGGAGAGCGCCACCGCCGGCGCCTTCGAGCAGACGGACGTGCAGCCGCTCGAATCAGTCGCCGACATCATCGCCACCGCCATCCAGAACGCCAACTACTTCGACCAGGCCAAGGCGCTCGCCAACGTCGATGGACTCACCGGCGCCTTCAACCGCCGCTTCTTCGAATCGCGCATCACCGAAGAACTCGAGCGTGCCGGCCGCTACGGCAAACAGCTCGCCGTCATCATGCTCGACATCGACCACTTCAAGCGCCTCAACGACGAGTTCGGACACCTGCTCGGCGACGAAGTCCTTCGCCAGGTCTCCGCCCTCTTCCGCAGCCAGCTGCGCAAGGTCGACTTCGTCTGCCGCTACGGTGGCGAAGAGTTCGTACTGCTGCTGCCTGAGACCTCCGGCGAAGACGCGCTCGCCGTCGCCGAAAAAGTCCGCCGCGTCATCGAGGCGCACTCCTTCCCCGGCGTCCCACGGCCGGTGACCATCTCCATCGGCGTGGCCGAGTTCCCCACGCACGGCGCTTCGCGAGACGAGATCGTCCGCGCCGCCGACCTCGCGCTCTACGCCTCGAAGCAGAGTGGACGGAACCGCGTGACGCCGGCTGTCGCCGCCGCCGCGCCTGCCGCTGCTTCGCCCGCCGCGCCAGCTGCCGCTTCTGCCGCTTCGCCCACCACTTCGGACGCCGGCGTTTCCGCTGCCGCGCCCACCCGCACGGCCGCCTCTGCCACCCACGACTAG
- a CDS encoding RidA family protein, which produces MKEKIATQDAPQAIGPYSQAVRGGGLVFCSGQVALDPATGQLTGNEVRAQTERVMKNLEAILKAAGTDFTKVVRTTVYLKTMNDFPAMNEIYASFFPAPPPARSTVEVARLPKDALVEIDVIALA; this is translated from the coding sequence ATGAAAGAGAAGATCGCGACCCAGGACGCGCCCCAGGCCATCGGTCCTTACTCGCAAGCGGTGCGCGGCGGCGGCTTGGTGTTCTGCTCCGGCCAGGTCGCACTCGATCCCGCGACCGGACAGCTCACCGGCAACGAAGTCCGCGCGCAGACCGAGCGCGTGATGAAGAATCTGGAGGCTATCCTCAAGGCCGCCGGCACCGACTTCACCAAGGTGGTGCGCACCACCGTCTATTTGAAGACGATGAATGACTTTCCCGCGATGAACGAGATCTACGCCAGCTTCTTCCCCGCCCCGCCGCCGGCGCGCTCCACCGTGGAGGTGGCGCGGCTGCCCAAAGATGCCCTCGTCGAGATCGATGTGATCGCGCTGGCATAG